Part of the Chloroflexota bacterium genome is shown below.
CTGCAAAACCTTTATCATGGGTTCGAATCCCATCGTCGCCTCATAAAAAAGCATCCCCAGTTTTCGGGGATGCTTTTCTGTTATCAACACAATCCATTGCCAGTTAGTGATGCATTTACGACATAGAACACACCTGAAAGAAAGCGCAACTAACCAATTATTCGCCCCCAATTTACCAAATTTGATAGGCGAGGCGGCTAAGAAGTATTAATCCGAGAGCGCCAATTGGATCCAGTAGTCGGCATTGCTTCGCCCATAATTGAAAACTTGGATGTAGATCGAATACGTTTCACTCGAATCGGGAATTGTGAAAGTTGTTCGTTCTGAACTCCCATCTTCGGTGGTCAGATAGGTAATTGCATCGGTGGCTTTCTTCATTTGGTTAGCTGAATATACATTTATGGCTACATCGGCATTGTCTGCTGCCCAAAGCGTGATGGCGATTTTTTGGCCTGCTGACAGATTTAATTTATACCAATGGTCGTGCTCTGCTCCTAATTCGCCATATATTTGATCGCTGCCATACCAGGGCAATGCGTCCTTCGCTGCCTTGCCCGATGGTTTTTGTAAATCCCAACTCAGCCAACCCAGATAATCGCGGTCATCAAGGCTGTCTGGCGTTCCAAAATCCACAACCACAAAGTAATTTCCACGCTCCAAGTCATCAATCTGCAATTCAACTGTACAATCATTGTCGTAAACAACCACAATTTCTTCCCAGCAATCTAGCTTGTACTCAACATCTCGAGCCCGACTGCTGCGCGCATCCACAAGTTCATGTTCATGGTCAAATACCGACACAATATAATCGGCTGTGCCCGAAAGCGATTGCAATAAAGTCAAGGGCATTGGTGTCCAAAATGTAAAATCGACATCGGCTTCATTTTCCAACGAGAAATAGAAATAATATTTCCCATCCCGCCCATTCGGAACCGATTCGAGCACAATTCCGTTTTCTCCTTTTTCATTTTTGTGAAAATCTTCGGTAAAACCCAATTGATAGGCTGAGTTATATGAATTTCCCGGACTAACTGGCGAATCCATACCCGCCAGAACCAGCGAAGTGATGCTTAAAACGAATACCAGAGTAACGGTGATAATAAAGTTTTTTAGACGACGATTCATGTGCTTTTCTCCTAAATATACGAATGACCAATCTGTATTAATTGACTTCCGGCAACATAGAGAGAATGCCAATAAGATAATTAAAGGCTTTATGTGCTTTTTGCCCTTCAAGCTCCGCAACAACGTAAGTCCCCTCGATGGGATCCATTCAGGGTATTGTAGGATATGGTGATAATAGTTAGCTGCTTGTCATAGTATAGCGAATTTTCAACTACGCAACCCCGCGAATCAAAATCAGTTCACGCTGCGGAGGGCAGAAATATTCGACGCCATTCTGGGTGACAAGTACATTTTCTTCCAGCCCGATATAGCCGTAGCCTTCAACCATCAGGCCGGGTTCGATGGTGTAAACATGCCCAACTTCAATCGGCTGATGCGGGGTGTCGCCATAACGCTCCCAGGCCGGGCCGAGTACAACGCCGCCATCATGCGCCAGCCGCCCTAATTGATGTCCGGTAGCATATTTATGCCCCTCATACCCCGATTGAATTACAATATCACGCGCGGCGGTATCGACTTGCACGCCAGTACTTCCGGGCTTTAGCGCGGCGACCGCGGCATCAATCGCGGCGAGTACCGTATCGAAACCGCGCTGAACTTCTTCGGGCGGGGTGCTTTCGCCGGGGCGCAGCACATAGCCCATGCGTTGGATGTCGGAGCAATAGTCATTTTTCTTGACACCAAAATCAAAGTGGAGCAGATGACCGGATGCGATGACTAGCTCGGTGGGGCCTCCGTGCCCGATGGGGGAATTTGGCCCGGTGTTGACCGCCGGGCAATGCTCGTAGCTCCAGGCGCTTTCAAGTTGATATTCATCGAGCAATTTGTGCATATACGCGCCGACTTGTTTTTCGGTCATTCCAGGGCGCAGATAGGCGAAGGTGCGCGCGTATATTTCCTCGGTGGTGGCGACCGCTTCTCGAATACGCGTCACCTCCGAGGGAGTCTTGCGTCCCCGCAGGGCGTTGATGATTCCTTCGGCGGGAATGACGCGTTCGTAAAAAGGAGTCTCGGCGAGATAATCCATCAAAATTTGATACAGGCCGTGCGTCAACCCATCGGCATGGACAGTGTTGGGGGATGTGTTGATGGCGATGTGGTGAGGTTGCAGTTCATTCAGAATTTCGAGCAGCACGGGCTTGATGGACTGGTCGTAATAGTGTACGGGGTTGTAGATGCCCAGCCGCTGTACAGCTTCGGCCTCGTAACGGCCTACAATGGCAATGCGCTCTCCGCTGGCGGTGAAGATGAGCGCGCTGGGCCAGGTGAGGTCTTCGGGGCCGAAGATGAAATCGAGTACGGGGTCGCGTAGGGCGGAAGTTTCGCGTACAAACGTCAGCCATAGATCGATATTTTTCTCACGCAAAATTTGTTGGATTTGGTGTGATTTTTCTTGCAGGATACTCATGGATTTTTTATGATGTTTGGAGATACGGCAAAAGAACTCCGAGATTTCAAAAATCTCGGAGTTCCAAATGGAAGAAACCAGACTAGTGTTTCATTGCACCTTGCATAGCGTCATTGGCGAGGTTGGCCTGATTGTAGTCGAGGTCGCCGGGATCTCTTCCACCAGTGCCGTCACCGCTGAGTTCGCCATCGGCCAGGAATTTGCCGGAATCGTCGTCGCCATCTTTGTCGCCAGGGGTTGCGCCGCTACTGCCATCGCTGCCGCCGCTGGGGCCATACATGCGCAGGAAATGGCCGCTTTCGCTGTCCGGGCCGCCGACTGGCTCTTTGGGATCGGGGTTTTCGCTGCCGCTGGGGGAACCTGTGTAGGGCATGGGGGTGTCGCCTTCCAGAGTCAAGGCTCGCCGGTCTACTTCAAAATAACCCTTGCCCCATACCACCTGATATTGTTTACCATTGGCGCAATCTACGATCATATTGCCTGTTTTCGAAGTAGCCCACAACTCGCCCACACCTACAACTGTTTTTTCGCAGCTCTCCGTTGAAGATCCGTGATAGCCTTTGCCATCCACCGTTCCCCAATATTTATTCGTGCCTTTGCCCTTCGTACCGCCGCCGTATTGTCCTACTGGCGGGCCGCCACCAGATTTCGGTGGTGTGCCGGGCGTTTTGCCGCTGCCGCCCCCAGGGCCTTTCATGCCGGGGCCTCCTTGGGGAGTGAGCAATTCTTCGGGGAGTTTGCCATTGCCGATGCGTTGCGGACCCATGTTGCCGGTCTGCCCTTCGGGTTGATCGCTGCCTTCGTTGATGGAACCGCTGACATCGGTTTCTTCGCCGTTCCACTCGGTGAGGGGATCGTTGCCGTCAATCTCGCTGGCCGGCACGCCCGAGGGCTGGCTCTGCTCTGCGGGTGGGGTAGCTGAATCCAGCTTGGGGGTAGATTCAGCATCGAGATCGGCTGCCAACTCTTCCGTGTGGGAACCGTTCCCCGGTTCCTGGCTTTGTCCGCCGTAGCCTTTGCCCGTAAGTGGATCTTGAGCCTCCGATTGCGGTGTGTCCACAGGTGCTGCAGTGAGGGGTGCGGCGGCTACGGTCTGTTCGGTATTGACGATAGCCGCAGTTAGCTCACTTTCAACCGACTCGGCCTGTGCAAAATCTTGGGTTGTCTCGACGCGCGTGCCGGGTTCGTGGGCGGCTTCTTGTAATACCTGATTTTCGGCGCTTTCAACAGCTTCCAGATTCTCTTGGGGTTGAATGGTTTCCATTTCGCTCATCATACACTCCTTGTTTCACCAAATGCTTGTTGCGCTCATATATTTAGTCGGCGCAATGGCGAAAAAAGTAACATGCTAGATTCATGTGGTTGTTTAGCGCTCAATAGAATTGCCGGATGCTTCATCCCAACAATATGGAGCCCAATCAGGCGGGACATTGTTAGCATCAACAGCATCACAAGGGGGCAAATCTTGGCCGATGTGAACAATATTCCATTGCCCATGATCTTTGGCTGCCAGCCAGGCAGCTCCGCCCATTTCGCCGGTCTTATTCACGCCGCCTTCAGCAAAGCTGCCGTCATGCCGCCCCATTGAGA
Proteins encoded:
- a CDS encoding aminopeptidase P family protein translates to MSILQEKSHQIQQILREKNIDLWLTFVRETSALRDPVLDFIFGPEDLTWPSALIFTASGERIAIVGRYEAEAVQRLGIYNPVHYYDQSIKPVLLEILNELQPHHIAINTSPNTVHADGLTHGLYQILMDYLAETPFYERVIPAEGIINALRGRKTPSEVTRIREAVATTEEIYARTFAYLRPGMTEKQVGAYMHKLLDEYQLESAWSYEHCPAVNTGPNSPIGHGGPTELVIASGHLLHFDFGVKKNDYCSDIQRMGYVLRPGESTPPEEVQRGFDTVLAAIDAAVAALKPGSTGVQVDTAARDIVIQSGYEGHKYATGHQLGRLAHDGGVVLGPAWERYGDTPHQPIEVGHVYTIEPGLMVEGYGYIGLEENVLVTQNGVEYFCPPQRELILIRGVA